The segment TCCATGATTTTGGGATAATTTGGAAATAAATTTTCGGCTACTTCTTTGCCATATTTTTGTGCTACACCACTAAGTAAATGGTCTTCCGGCTCACCGGATAAATCATAAGCCATGTATTTTAGCAATAATGCACATTTTAAAGGTGTCCAAGGTTCTGGTGCGTAATCTAATATTTTGTATTCTACCGGATAATTTGCCGGTTTTAGAGCGTTGATATATGTATTAACACCCTCAGTATAAGCCAATAAAATATCCCTTGTAACGGGATTTGCCATTACGGAATCTAAGGTATGCTGTGCGCCGGTTACCATTCCGTAGCGTCTGCGGAACTTATCAAAAGAAATAGCTTTTTCACCGATGACTTCCGAGATTCTTCCGGCGGCTGCGTAGGTTTGAAATTCCATCTGCCAGAGCCTAAAACGAGCGTGTAAGTATCCTTGCATAAACATTAAATCATGCCTGTTTCCGGCAAAAATATGCGGCACAAGACGGTCATCAAACACAACTTGAACACCACTCTTTAGAGCAGAGAGGTTTATTCGTGCTTCTTGAGCGGGGTTTTCGGTTTCAATATTTCGCCAAAATCCAGAATACGGTGAAAATAAATTCCCTATCGGAGGCACCATACCCCATTTTTTTCCTAATAAAACAATTAACACTATCGTAACCAGCCCAAGAATTACAGGACGAATTTTCTTTCGCATATATGCAAAGGTAGTAAATTGAGTACTTGTTGCAACCCAAGCATAAATTTTGTCTTACCTACGCGCAATATTGATATAACGACATAAGACTTGTACTGCTTAAATTTAATTTCAGGTAAATATTTCCCAAAAACATCCTAACTTCGGGGCATGACAAATCGTGCGTTATTGCTATTTTATGTGGTCATTATATCTGGCTTCTACTCGGGATTAGTTGTTTGGAGTACTTCAGATAATTTGGCTAATAAACCGACTAAACGGGAATATTCTTATTCTTCAGGAGGGCTTTCTGAGAATTTGGGAGAACGTCATCTTCAGATTTGGAAGCAATTACGAGACCCTAAGACTGGAACAATTCCCCGTAATATACGTTCTTTGGAGTTACGTTTTGCGCAAACTTTACCGAAACGGGATAACAAGGTAGCCGATTTTGTATGGCAAAGTCGAGGCCCTTGGAACGTTGGTGGCAGAACTCGCGCCTTAGCAATGGACGTTACCAACGAAAACACGTTAATAGCAGGGGGCGTTTCCGGCGGCATATGGAAATCAATAGATGCCGGGCAAAGCTGGGAGAAGATAACCCAAGCTGACCAACATCCGGGGGTTTCCTGTTTGGTTCAAGATACCAGACTCGGCAAAACGAATATTTGGTATTATGGAACCGGTGAAGCCTACGGAAACTCAGCCTCCGCAAGCGGTGCTTATTTCTTAGGGCAAGGTGTCTTTAAATCCACCGATAATGGAGCCTCATGGTCAGTTTTATCCAGCACAACATCAGCAAATACAACTACTTTTGACCAAACTTGGGACTTAGTCTGGAATATCCAAATTGACCCATCCAACACAACCGAAGATGAAGTATATGCTGCTACTTATGGGTCAATTTTCAGAAGCATTAATGGTGGCGCATCATGGTCATTGGTACGCGGAAGTGCCTTTAATAGATTTTCTTACTTTACAGACGTAGCCGTAACTTCTACCGGTGTTGTTTATGCTGCATTAAGTAGTGATGGCTTACAAAAAGGCGTTTGGCGTTCTACGGACGGCGTAAATTGGACTAATATCTTGCCGGCAAATTTTCCCGCAGATTATGAACGTATTGTGATTGGAATAGACCCTAACCGAGAAGACGTAGTCTGGTTCTTAGCCCATACTCCAAATTACGGGCAAAAAACAACCAATTTTGAAGGAGATGAAGAATATAACAGTCTTTGGAAATATACCTACCTAAGCGGCAATGGTTCTGGTAATGAAGGAATTTGGGAAGAACGTTCTGCCGCTTTACCTGATAATGGAGGGCAATTTGGTAATTTTAACGCACAAGGCGGCTATAACTTTTTCGTTAAGGTAATGCAGGGAGATACCAATATGGTTTTTGTGGGTGGAACAAATTTATTCCGTTCTACAGATGCCTTTAAAACCAAAAGTTTAGTACAGCACTGCGGTGGCTACAAACCCGGTACAGTTATGCCGTATTTCGAGTTGTATCCAAACCAGCACCCTGACCAGCACGGAATTATATTCAGCCCCAGTAATAAAAAAGTAGCCTATTCCAATGCAGACGGCGGGCTTTACAAAACAAATGACATTACAGCCAGCCCTTCTATCACTTGGGAAAGCCTAAATCGCGGCTACATTACGTGCCAGCTATACACGATAGCTGTTAATCATCAAAAACATGGGGATAAAACTATTATTGGCGGATACCAAGATAACGGTTCATGGTGGGGTAATCAAGCCTCTCCTACTGCCGTTTGGACAATGCCTTCTTCCGGAGACGGATCCTATTGCTACATCCTAAATGATGGACAAGAATGTTATTTCTCCCGTCAGCAAGGAAAGATGCTTCGTATGAACGTTAATAATCAAGGACAAGCAACCGGCTGGGTACGAATTGACCCGGCCGGAGGCAGCGGGTATCAATTCATAAATCCATTTGTATTGAACCCACAAAATGAACGTCAAATTTACTTAGCTGGAGGCAAACAACTTTGGTTTAATTCTGATGTCAGCCAAATCCCAATGAATAATACGTGGGATTCTACCACCATAAACTGGCAAAAAGTTGGAGATACATTAGTAACCGGAAAATATTCTGCTATTGGAGTTGATCCCCAAACACCAACCCGAGTTTACGCAGGAACAGACGAAGGGCAGCTTTTTAGGATCGAAAATGCACAATCTACAAACCCAACTATTGCGGAAATTACAGATAGTAACTTCCCATTTCCGGGATACATTAACTGCATTGCCATAGACCCTAAAAATCCTGATAATTTGATGATTGTATTCACAAATTATGGTGCTCTCAGTCTGTTTTACTCTACTGATAAGGGAAATACATGGACATCCGTAGGCGGTAATTTAGAGCAAAACCCCAACGGTAGCGGAAACGGCCCTTCATGCCGCTGGGTAACCATTGCGCAGGTAGATACAAGCCTTTGGTACTTTGTGGGCACAAGCACCGGCCTATATTCTACCAACACTTTAAATGGATCAGCTACAACATGGGTTCAGGAGGGGCAAGACGTGATAGGAAATACCGTTGTGGTTATGATGGACTACCGCCCCAGCGATGGCTATTTTGTAGTGGCTACACATGGCAGCGGAATCTTTGAAACCAATTTACCGGTAACTGTTTCCAGAGAAAATCTAAACTCAAAACTCCATAGCCAGCTTTACCCAAATCCGGCAACAAACTATACAAACCTAACTTGGGAAGGAATAAACAACATTCCGGTAACAATTATCTTACGTGATGCTTTAGGGAAAACTATTTGGCAAACCCAACACTTGGGAACGGGGCATCAACAAATCAAAATCCCACTAACTAATTGTTCCTCTGGAAATTACAAAATATCTTTACAGCAAAATGGGATTATCGAGACACACCAACTTGTTGTTATTCCATAGACAGTTAATTTTATGGCTGCGAAAGGATATTTTTACCTTTTGCACGAATTGCACGGATATAATCTGTTAGTAAATAATATGCTAACACTTCAAAAGCTATCATCATAACTAAGCCGGAAATAGACGCTAAGCCGAAGTAAGGTCTTAGCTGCTCCATCATTGTACTGAATGCACTTCGGTTTTCAGATAGCTGCCAAAATCCCTTTTGGATTCCGGCAATATTCAAAGAAAGCCAGAATACCAACAGCGAAACTTGTAGTGTATAAAACGTTATGTTGAGTAGTTTATGCTGATTATATGTTTTATTTTCCGTAAAAAAGAAGAAAGTAGCCATTAAAATCATCGAATTAATGCCAATGGTTGTTCCCATAGCGTGAGCAACAGTTATATGCGTTCCATGTGTGTAGATATTAAGTGCTGGGATAGACATCAAAAGCGCCTGAAACATATTCAAAAACACCCAAAATTCAGAGGCGATGATAAATCTATACGATATTAAATGATGGTTTTTTTGGTATTCTAATAAGGATTTTTTCCATGTATAGATAATTTTCAGGAAGAAAACCCATTCGGTCATACTCACTAAATAGCCGGTGTATTTTACATAATTTTGGGTAGGCAGCGTATAAACGTGGTGTCCCCAATTAAACATCAAATTAAATAGCCCTAAAAAATACATCACAAAAGCGATTCGGCTGTTTCCATTATTATTGTTTCCGCTTATTTTATCTGTTATATAAAATGCTGTTCCATAAAGCAGTTGATTCCAAGCTCCTACAAGAGAGCCATTTACCTTCCACTGGATAGTCATATCGGTAGGTAAATGTTCCCTAAAAAAGGGGAAAATCCACAAGTAGTTTTCTGCAAAAATGATAGCAAAGAAAATAGCTCCTGTCATCCACATCCAGACATAAACTGGCCAACGCGGAATTTTAAGCGCAACTTTAAAAAAGTTAAAAATAAAAATACCCCAAGCTAAAGCAATAAACAAAGCTAAAACCGGCGGAAACTCCCAATACTCTCGCCCCCCAAATTTTCCCCCAAAATAGGAAATATAAATAGCTGCAAGCCCAACAACATACAGAATCCATTGAAGCAAAATAAGTTGTGAAGATAATCCCTTCCCACTACTTAAATCACTCAAAGCCATGTACACACAACCCGTAGCCCCAAGTAGTATCCAAAACAAAATAGAAGAAACATGCAAAGGGCGTAAACTGGAAAAGTCAAGAGCGACTTTTAAATCTGGATATAGATATAGTAATGATGACCAAAAACCAAAAAATAAGCCTAACACTAATATGGTTAATGCAGTAATGATGAATACACGACTCATTTTATTTGAACGATGCAAAGTACCGAAAAAATGATACGCTAAATACTTTTTAGATAATCGTAATTTCTCGCTTAGATTAATTAGACCCCAATAAAACTTAATTTAAAGATTGGCGCAACGTGATTGATTATGAACTAAAAAATGTATCTTTACACTATCGTTGTTTTAACTTAAAAAATCATGAAACGTATTAGTAATAAGTTACTTATAAAAAGTAATTCATTTGTATTTTTACTATCTATGTTAGCTTTTCAGCTATTATTTTCCTCTTGTACCAAAAAAGAAACAGCCGATATTGCCGTAGCTACTCCGTTAGAGTTTGTTTCTTTGTCAGCAAATAAAACGATTGCTGAAAATAGCGAGGAGATAACCATTACAGCAACCGCAAAAGGAGATAACCTGCAATATATTTGGGAGTCTCCAACAGCAACCTTATTGGGAAAAGGTTCTCAAATTATTTTTATTGGCTCTACCTGCTGCGCCAAAGAAAATGACGTAAAATGCACTATCAAAGACTCTCATAACAATACCGCTTCTAAGACGATTTTAATTGTAATCAAGGGCTAATGCGTTTCGTTATCGGGATTATATTCTTTATTTCAGGAACTTACTCCGTTGTTTTGGGGCAATGTTGCTCACCCGGGAATCCGGTAGCAGGTAGTGCAAACCTTGGCGTAGTCGGGAAAAAAAAACTGCGCGTTATCTCATTTTTTCGGAATAGCTACTCAGACCAATACTACGAGGGAGCTAAAAAATCTGACTATCGTCTCCTAAAACGGGCTGGCTTTAACTACTTAGGAGCTATTTTGGGCTACGGAATTACACCAAAATTAACCGCAGAAATCGAAGCGGGTTATTTTATCCAAAAATATCAAGTTTATAATCTTTCCGAAGAATACCGTTTAAACGGAAGAGGCTTTGCTTCCGGGGTCATCTCGGGAAAATATAATGTTTTCAGTAATTTTGAAAAAGGGTGGGAAATCACATTAGGTGCCGGCGCAAAGGTTCCCTTTTCACAAAATCCTATTTCCGAAGACAACGTACTGTTACCCCAAGAGTTACAACCCACATCCGGCGCATTTGGAGGGGTTACGCACCTGTTTACCAGTAAATCTTTTTTAGATAAAACCGTTTGGCTTATTTTGTTGAATAGAAGTGAATTTAACGGCGCAAATCCCCAAAAATATCGCTATGGAAATAGCTCAACCACAAGCCTTGTAGCGTCCAAAAGATTTAAAGACAAACTCGCCTTATTATTAGCACTACGCCACGAATACAGGGACTTTGACAAACGTAACGATATTACCCAAACTTCAACTGGCGGAAACTATCTGTTTTTAACGCCACAAATCAACTATAATCTTTTTGACTGGAATGTTTCGTGCCTTTTTGATTTACCGGTTTACCGAAAAGTAAACGGAAGACAATTAGCTGGCAAATATGCTTTTTCTATAACTTTATTAAAGAGTTTTTGCCTATCCAGAGTAGAAAAAACCAAACCCGAAAACAAGAATAAATAAACGTAACATTTCGCATTTATCCTTACTCTCGGGTTTGTAACAAGAGAAAAAGGTTTTTTTAAAAATCTCCGTCAACGTCCCCTTTTGATTTGACCACGGGTTGCCTTACACCGACCATCAAGCTAGAAAATTCAAATGCTTTCCAAACGCCTTTGTCATTTTGCTTCAGTGTAATCGGTCTGGCAGAGTCAGCTCCGGTTGACCATACAAATACTTTTGTTTTACCGTCATCTGTCTTGGCAGTCCTTTCTATTTTAATTTTCAAAGCACCCGCCGGTAGCGTATAACCGCTTTCATTGCTCGTCCCTTGAACATAAGAATTTGGAATATGCTTACGGGAGTCTAACTGCTTTAATAAAAAGTCATTAGAAGATGTTAAGTTGTAACCTTTATATCCTGAGTTTGATTGCTGAAGTTGGTTCATATCCGTTTGGATAATCACACACTCTCTGCCCATTGCCGGGTTTTGTGCATACAATATAGAAGCTACGATAAAAGCGGCCGCTCCACCCTCAGGTGTCTGAGCAATCCCGTCTCTAAACTTAATAAACTCCTCGGTTGAGGTAGGGAGCTTATCTACAGAAATTACTTTCTGGGCATTTGCTGATAAGTCAACTAACATAATGAATAAAAAAAATAACTTTTTCATGATTTAATAAAACTTTCGCCAACATGGCACACGGCAAATCTAATGATATAATTCTAACAAAACAAATTTTTAACCATAGAAAAAATTTAGCATTGTTTTTTATTAACTTCGCAACATTGTTCATGCTTCGCCGTACTATTTTGTTTTTGATGAATTGGCATTTTTATTTGGGCAGTCTGTTAATTTCAGGGTTAGTTTTATCCGGTTGCAGTTTGTTTTCGGATTCATCAAAGCCGAATGTTACAGGGTATAGGCCACAATATATTTCTGCTGCAGATTTATACAAAATCGAAATTAAACCTGCCGAAACGATTCAGAAACCGGGTAAAATATTACTCTGGGGTAAATATCTATTTATCAATGATATTGGAAGAGGTTTTCATGTTGTTGATAACCGAAATCCGGAAGTCCCTCAGAATTTACGGTTTGTTTCTGTGCCGGCAAGTTCAGAATTAACTATAAAAGATGGTTTTTTGTTTGTTAATAATGCTGATAAGTTAGCTGTTTTTGACGTAAGTAATTTACCGGAAGTAAGTTTGGTTCGTGAAGTTCCAAATGTATTTGCCCAGCATCGCCTTCCGGCCACTCCCACAGCATATCCGCGCTTATCCCAAAATGGCCCTACTTACTTTGAATGCCCCGACTCCTCCAAAGGAACAATTACCGGCTGGATTGCCGTTAGTATGGAAAAACCTAAATGCAGCTTTTAAGCCATGAAACAATTATTTAACTATCTTGTTTTTATAGGGTTAGCATTATTTCTGTCCTGTGGTAGCGACAAACAAGGTGATGTTGGAGTTAATTCACCATCAGGCATAAATGGCTCTACCTCTGCATTTACCGTTGTTGGAAATTATTTATACATATTAGACGGCCAAAATTTACAAGTTTGGAACGTCAGCACACCTTCCCAACCAACGTTAGTAACTGTTTTTCAGACAGCTACTTCTAATCCAGAAACTATTTTTGGGGCAGATTCTTTGCTTCTTGTGGGTACACGGTCTGGAGTTATTTTTTATAGCTTAGCAAATCCCGAAAATCCCGTCTGGCTTTCTACCTATTCTCATATAACCTCCTGCGACCCGGTAGTGGCGCAAGGAAGATATGCCTACTTGACATTGCGAACCGGAACCCCTTGCCAACGCGGAATAAATCTATTTGAAATCGTAGATTTCTCTAATCTACAATCCCCCATCAGTGCTTTTAGCATAAATATGAATAACCCAAAAGGATTGGCTGTAAACGGAAACTACGCTTATGTATGTGAAAATCAAGGCATTCAGGTAATTAATGTTGCTAACCCACAAAACGCTTCTCTCTTAAATCGCTTTGGAGCATTTGATGGCAGTGATGTGATTTTTTATGATAACAAATTAATAATCACAGCAAAAGATGGAATTTATCAATATGATGTTTCTAACATTAACACTCCTATTCAGCTAAGCCGGTTATTATATTCTTTGTAGTTTTAGTCTGATTTTGCTTCGTTTCTTAAAAGTCTTTTTACTTATTTTTCTCACCCTTTGCTTGGGAGTAAGTTTGTTTTTTACTTTCGGGCTAAAAAAAATCAGTGAACATTATCTAAGTGAATTGTTTCGTTCTAATACTACAATAGATTCATACTCAATTAATTGGCTTAATTTTCCAACAGTTATATTTTTTTTTGATAATTTAACAGTTGCCGGAACATTAAAGCAAAATCCGGATTCGGTGTTGGCTGCCCGTAGAGTTACATTAAAGTTAGATTGTAAACAATTTTTGGCCGGTTGGGACACAATTACCATTGATAAGATTCAGGCAGACTCAATGAACCTACAATTAAAGGTTGATAATCAAGGGAATAAAAACTTCCAATTATTTCAGCCGTATTCACCCAACCAACATTCGCCGGGACTTATTCGTGTAAAGCAATGTATTTTCTTAAAAACACATCTTAATTATCAGTTTTTTTCCAAAAATCGAAATTATCATTTTGATTTAGATTCAGCTAATTTAAGCTATGATATTTACAAACACGATATTGACTTTGTAATCAATACATACGGAAAAATTGATTCTTTACAAGAAGACGAAACTGCATTTCTGCATAATCAACCTGTCCAAATTGACCTTCAATTTAATTACAGAAAACGAGATAAAAATTTAACTTTTAAGAAAGGAAATGTTTGGATTTCGTCCATTCTATTTGAGGTATTTGGAAGTTTTTTAACCGGAAAAGAACGTTATTACAACTTGGATTTTCAGGTAAAATCTATTCAGTTTAGCAAATTACTAAGCCTTTTGCCCCGAAAAGTTACCGAACAATTAGACTTTTTTGAAGCAAAAGGAGATTTTAAAATATCCGGAAAAATACACGGCAAAGACGACTTGGTGCTAAACCCCTATACAGAACTTTCTGTTCAATGTAAAGATGCTAAGTTATTAGATTCCAAGAAGAAAGAGATTTTATATGATTTTTCTTTTGATATGCGCTATGATAACGGAACAACCCACAATGCAGCCGGGTCGATGCTAACAATTAACGCTAACACTCACTTTAACAGTAAGTTACCATTTAATTTATGGCTAAAAATTACCCGATTTGAGCAAATGTTTGCTGATATTTCCGTGCAGGGCATTATTCCTTTTAAACCATTCGCTAATTTGATTTTTCAAAATCAAATTTTAAGTGCTTCTGGGTTAGCAAAAATTAATTTTACAGGGCAAGCCCCGCTGAAATACATTGCCAAATTGGACTCCCTACACTTACTCAAAACGTCCGGAAATTTAGAACTTAATGATATTGAAATTGTTGGCTTTTTAAATCCCAATATTGATATATCTTTGCCTTATGGCCAGCTTAATTTTTCTGATAATAAATTAGTATGCAATAAGTTAAATCTAACTATTAACCACCAAAAGTTTTATTTTGCAGGAAGTTGTGAAAACTTTTTGCCCTACTTTACAGGAAATACGGCTTACTTAGCTACACAATTCAAGTTAGAAACTCCCTCATTATCAGTTGATTCATTATTAAATATTAAGAACATTTCTTTTAGTCGAAAAAAAGTCAAAAGAGCTAAATCTACTGTTTTTTCGATTCCCAATCGGGTTTTATTGCGCGGAAGTGTCAATGCTAACCAGCTAAGTTTCAAGCAGTATCACTTAGACCAGCTATCCCTTTCTACCACAATTGATAGCGGCCAAAAAGTATCTCTACATTTATTTCTAAAACAACAAAATGATTCTATCTTACTAACTTCTAACCTTTTACAATCTTCAGAACAAATTAGCTTTAAGGGTTCAGCTAAAATAATTGTTCAGGATATTAGCCAAACTTATAGTTTTTGGGCTTCTAAACGACCCCAAAAATCAAAAAAAGTATTTAGTTTTCAACAAGATCTTAATTTTTGGGGGAATTTTTCGGGTGATTTAAAAAAGAAAAATGCTAATTCATTGAACCTTTTTGTGCAAGGGTTAGACGGAGTTTTAAACCATCCGAACCCTAAGTTTTCACTCAAAGACATTCATTTTGAAACAGAGATAACTGATAAAATGCTGAATAAAAGCAGTTTACAAGGAATAACTATTCGTAATATTGGAGCTGTTATAGATGACCATTTGCTTAGTGCTTCGGTTAAGGTGCAAAATTTTGAGAATCCTACGCTATCCTTAGATCTTAGTGCCAATTTGTCTTTACCGGCGATTATGGCTCACCTGCCTAAGCTGCCCATAGAAGCGGTGCGTGGGAAAATCAACTTTGGCTTGTCTGCAACATTTCCGATGACCCACCTCGCACATTTTGACTCCTTGATGTATATCAACAGTAGCGGGTTTGTAACCATAGATTCCATAAGTTTTACATTGATTTCCAATAAATTACGATTTAAAAATATCTGTAGCCGAATTGGGTTTGATGCAAATTCAACCCAAATAGAGCAAATTTATGGCAAAATTGGCACTTGCTCTTTTAGAGGAAAGGCAAATACAAAAGAGTTATTACCTTATATTTTCCTGAAAAACAAGGAGTTGGTTGCGTCTTTATCTTTTTATGGAGATACACTTAACCTGCAAGAATTATTAGCTCAAGATAATCAAAAACCGGAAAAGGGGCTGGCCTTTGGCTTCCCTGACCTGCTGAATTTAAGCGGAGATTTCTCTTTTCAATCTATTTATTATGAAAAGTTCAGGCTAAATAATCCGGCAGCAAAAGTTATTGTTAATCAGCAACTTCTAACAATTGATACGATTCATGCCGGCATTTGTAACGGTCAAATAAATGGAAAATTATCTGTAAATACAGCCTCTAAAAAAGTAGGATTTGTCAAAGGAAATGCTATTATAGAAAAAGTAGATTTGCAAAAATTATTTTATTCTTTGAATAATTTTAGCCAAGAGTTTATCACTGACAAAAACTTATCCGGCAAGCTAACGGCTCATATAACTTACGAAGATTCAGTTCCTTATGATTTCAAAACTGATTTTATGGATCAAAAGGCCATCATTTCAGTAAATATTCAAGAGGGAAAATTGGATAGCTTTTCGCTTTTAAACAAATTATCTCCATTTGTCAGTAAGGATATTCTCAAGCATACTCGTTTTACGATG is part of the Bacteroidia bacterium genome and harbors:
- a CDS encoding T9SS type A sorting domain-containing protein, producing the protein MTNRALLLFYVVIISGFYSGLVVWSTSDNLANKPTKREYSYSSGGLSENLGERHLQIWKQLRDPKTGTIPRNIRSLELRFAQTLPKRDNKVADFVWQSRGPWNVGGRTRALAMDVTNENTLIAGGVSGGIWKSIDAGQSWEKITQADQHPGVSCLVQDTRLGKTNIWYYGTGEAYGNSASASGAYFLGQGVFKSTDNGASWSVLSSTTSANTTTFDQTWDLVWNIQIDPSNTTEDEVYAATYGSIFRSINGGASWSLVRGSAFNRFSYFTDVAVTSTGVVYAALSSDGLQKGVWRSTDGVNWTNILPANFPADYERIVIGIDPNREDVVWFLAHTPNYGQKTTNFEGDEEYNSLWKYTYLSGNGSGNEGIWEERSAALPDNGGQFGNFNAQGGYNFFVKVMQGDTNMVFVGGTNLFRSTDAFKTKSLVQHCGGYKPGTVMPYFELYPNQHPDQHGIIFSPSNKKVAYSNADGGLYKTNDITASPSITWESLNRGYITCQLYTIAVNHQKHGDKTIIGGYQDNGSWWGNQASPTAVWTMPSSGDGSYCYILNDGQECYFSRQQGKMLRMNVNNQGQATGWVRIDPAGGSGYQFINPFVLNPQNERQIYLAGGKQLWFNSDVSQIPMNNTWDSTTINWQKVGDTLVTGKYSAIGVDPQTPTRVYAGTDEGQLFRIENAQSTNPTIAEITDSNFPFPGYINCIAIDPKNPDNLMIVFTNYGALSLFYSTDKGNTWTSVGGNLEQNPNGSGNGPSCRWVTIAQVDTSLWYFVGTSTGLYSTNTLNGSATTWVQEGQDVIGNTVVVMMDYRPSDGYFVVATHGSGIFETNLPVTVSRENLNSKLHSQLYPNPATNYTNLTWEGINNIPVTIILRDALGKTIWQTQHLGTGHQQIKIPLTNCSSGNYKISLQQNGIIETHQLVVIP
- a CDS encoding cbb3-type cytochrome c oxidase subunit I; protein product: MSRVFIITALTILVLGLFFGFWSSLLYLYPDLKVALDFSSLRPLHVSSILFWILLGATGCVYMALSDLSSGKGLSSQLILLQWILYVVGLAAIYISYFGGKFGGREYWEFPPVLALFIALAWGIFIFNFFKVALKIPRWPVYVWMWMTGAIFFAIIFAENYLWIFPFFREHLPTDMTIQWKVNGSLVGAWNQLLYGTAFYITDKISGNNNNGNSRIAFVMYFLGLFNLMFNWGHHVYTLPTQNYVKYTGYLVSMTEWVFFLKIIYTWKKSLLEYQKNHHLISYRFIIASEFWVFLNMFQALLMSIPALNIYTHGTHITVAHAMGTTIGINSMILMATFFFFTENKTYNQHKLLNITFYTLQVSLLVFWLSLNIAGIQKGFWQLSENRSAFSTMMEQLRPYFGLASISGLVMMIAFEVLAYYLLTDYIRAIRAKGKNILSQP